CATTCAGGGCTTTCTGTTTGAGTGCCGCACCTTGGCCAAACCAGGCCGAATCCAATCGATACTCCGAGCTTCGGGCTCGTCGCTCGTGATCAACGTACTCGGTTACCGCGTTCAGCAAACCCCAGGCGGTGCCGCGAGCGGACAGCAGATCAGCACCTCGACCTTTTCCTTCATACAGGCTTTGCACCTTCTCTATTGCTCGCTTATTGGGCAGTACTATCGGGGATAGGGGCATTCGCGCAGGTGTCACACAGTACGTCCATAAAAAGCCAAGTGCTTCTTTAGACTGAACCTTGCGTTCGGCGAGTGTACGCATGAGGTACATGAAGTCGTCCCATCGTGAGACGGTGATGCCCAGTTGCTGTTTGATGGTGTGAGGATCGAAGCGCGTAGCAATGTTTCGCAAGGCCAACAATGGCGCGAGGCTTACCCCACCAGACGCCGGGTAGATTTAAGCGAGCCACCACATCGCCCGTTAATCAGCATTGCAAAAAGGGAGGGTGACCATAGATTTTTTCGTCTATGGAAAACCGGAGACCCCTTTACCAGCAAGACATAAATGCATCAGTGCATTTTGGCTGCAAAATAAATGCGATTTTGCATTGACTTGTCATGCATAAATGCATATTGTTTGCCTCAAGCCGGCCAATAAAGTCTGGTGGAGACGGCAGGGGTGCTGCTAGGGAAGACAAGGAAGGCACGCAAAACCGGCAAGGATGCCGAGGCTCTTTAGTTTCACCGCTTCACGCAATACAGGCAGCGATGAACCGGCCTTAACGGTTCAGAGGGTTGGCAACTGACCCGGGTGTGCAGCGTAAAACACCAGAAGCAGTTATCCGGCAGGCAAGGAACGTGGTCGGAGCTAATCATTTAAATGGACCCGCATCGTGCCAGTAGCGCCGAAAGGCCAGGGCCGTGTTACTGAAGAGGGCGCCCTTGGAGGCGCTATGAATTTGAAACACATACGGATTAATCAACGCACCGGTGCCAGGCCGGTATTGCCTGGATCAACGGCTCAGTGGCAAAAATTTGCGCTAATTTTATCATGCCGGATAAACACCTGTTTTCATCGCACCGTGTTTAGCTTTTCAAGCGCAATACCACAGAGAAAGCCCCGCTTAACCTGAGGGATTTTTACGGCCTACCAAATACCCAAAAGCTCCGACAAGATCGGGGCTTTGCTATAGGGCGCAAAAAAAGAGGGCGACTCCAAGGGGTGTATCAGCACCCAATGAAGTCACCGGATCGCAGAGCTAGCCTGCAAGCCAGCCAAGGCCCTCCCACTCTCGCGAGAGTGGACGGAGCCTAGCAGAAACGCAAAGGGCTTTGCAGATGTTTAAAGAATGCCGTTGTGGCAAATGCAACAAGCTACTTGCCCGTGTGGGTGAGTTTAGCCGAATTCAAATCAAGTGCCCGCGCTGCGGAACCTTGAACCATATGAAGACCGAGAGTCTCGCTGAAGTGCCTACGAGCCCAAATGAATCGTTAGGAGAATAGTGATGACTGATACAACTAAATCGGCCCAGGTTATTGTAGGTGATGGTCCGCAATACGCGCTCCCTCACGTATTCATGTTCCCGGACCAGCTTGAAACGTTCATTGATAAGTTCATTGCCGTTTTGGGCGGTACTTTTGATCCGATCAGTGATATCAATTTAGCTGCTGTGCCTGCCACCATGCAGTTCACTGACCTTTACACCAGCGTTGGTGCGATCTCTGCCCAAGCCTACAAGGACAATGCACCTCCCTTCCCAATGGGCAAGGAGGCTGTTGGGTTTGCGGTGGTAGATATGAACAAAGCAATTCAAGTAGCTTCTTCGGGTGGGGCTAAAGTCTTGCGTCGCTGGGAGGTACTTGGCAACCAGGAGGCCATGATTGAGACACCGGGCGGTGTTCGAATTCAGTTTTATGCTTTTTCAGGTGCGGCACCTGCCAGGGAAATCCAGGAGTCGGTATCGAACACTCGATATTACCTGAGTGAGACTGATGCTGAAGCGTTTGTAACGAACTTTCTGGCAGCTACCAAGGGTACGCTTATCAGTGACGGCTATTACAGTTCTGAGGAGTTGGGTGTCGAGGGCGGAGTGTTTCGCCGGGTTCAAATCGAGTCGACTCTGGGTAACGTGAACATAATTGCTGTGACCTCAGATATTCGTGATGGGTTGAAATACCCGTATACTGATATCAAAACAGATTTTACCGTCGATGATCTGGCTGCAGTTGTTGAGAAGGCCCGTCAGAATGATGTTGATGTGTTAGTGCGTCCTGAGTACACCGATCCGAGCAATCGCCGTGCGGTATTGCGCTTCCCTGGTGAGTATGTGATTGAGCTTCGCCAGAATGCGTAGGGCTGGGTATTGATTTTGGGGGGAGGGCCAAGAGCTCCAGCCCCTTTTTTGCATGATAAACCGCGCCATTTGCATTCATTCCGAGCCCCGGCATATGCTGCGGCTATTTGTATTCGACTCCACTACATCCATCGCTCTTAGGAGGGTGTAGGCAAAGTCAAGTCGCGAGCCAGCGTGCGAGCTCCAGGCCTCGCTCACAGCAAACAACCGGTCGTGGTGCATAATCAGTCGCCGAGCTCTCTCGCTCCAAGCATGAGTCCGCTCCACCACCCACCGCTATCGCCCCTGTCGTCCTGGCCTTGTCAGCGTCTATTCGATCTTGCCCAAGGCAGATCCGTCTGACGTCTACCGTTTGCTTTCGCCCCAGGTCGCCACCCATGGCACGCCCGTGTCATGGTCGTTGCGCCTGGCCAAACCACAGACTAGCGAGGTCCTCGACAGCACGCGCATTGCCGTGGCGCCTCATGGCGACTTGATCAGCAGCTATGGGAACTCGTGCTGGAGTGATCCGGAGCCGGTGCTGTTGCGTAATCGTCTGCTGGATGTGTTTCAGTGGGATGGGCGGGTAACGCTGTAAATACTGGTGACACCAATCTGCAGGCCGACTTTGAGTTAGGCGGGCAGTTGCAGGCATTCCAGATTGAGTGCCGGGGCGGTCGAGGTGATGATTCGTTTCGACGCGCGGCTGGTGCGAGCCGGTGATTAGCGGATTATTGCCAGCTGTAGAAGAATCGAAGTGCGCCAACCGGTGAGGTGGTTACAGGGTTGGGGATGCGCTGAGCAAACAGGTGGTAGATCGGACTGTAGGGTAGGGAAACAACGCGGCTAGACGCTGACGATCGCATTGTCGGCTCACTATTACTCAAGATAAGTCTCCACACATTGGACTGCGATACCCTACCTCAAGGGGCACCGTTAAGCTGTTAGTTGGCCTGAGCTTTACCATATCCCTAGCAAGCTTAGCGAATGATCTCATCGGTGGCGCGGATCTTGCTTTCGCCTGTGCTTTGTACCCTTCAGACAAAATGAGATAGTGACATGCGATTATTGTTAGCGGCAATTGCAATGCTGATCCTAGCGGGGTGTGCGTCATTCACGAGCACTGTCCAGCATACCGAGACTGCCCCAGAGTCTTGTGAATGTATGGCATACAGAGCCATGATGACGGCTCCTATAGCGCCGGATGCACACGAAAGGCTTAGACTGGATTGTAAGAAGTCGAAGACAGGGGCACTAAGTAAGTGACACCCGAACCCAACCGCCGAAAAACTTACAGATTCCTGATGGTGGCCCATCAGGTCGCAAGCGGTAGATGGGGCAGCAAAGTTGTATCAGCTAAGAATAGGAAATCATCGATTCTGTTCATTTCGCGGGGATGTACAGATTTGGAGCCAAGGTATCAGGCGCGGGGCATGAAAAGCCCGACGCGGGGCCGGGTTTTCATTATGCGTGCGTATCAGCGTCTTGTGCGCCAGTTACCTCTTACTCTTTGACGGCTTTCATTTCGTCGTCAGCGAGGATGACGGTGCGTTGGCTTTTGAGCAGAGAAAGCACCCAGACAAAGAAAACCGGCACAAACACCACCCCCAATATCGTTGCGCTGAACATCCCGCCGACCACGCCGGTGCCGATGGCGCGTTGGCTGGCAGCACCCGCGCCGGTGGCGATGGCCAGGGGCACGACGCCGGGGATAAAGGCCATGGAGGTCATGACGATGGGTCGAAGGCGCAGGCGCGCGGCTTCGATGGCGGCGTCACGCAGGGAGTAGCCCTGAGCCCACAGGTCTTTGGCAAACTCGACGATCAAGATCGCATTCTTGGCCGCCAGCCCGATGATGGTGATCAGGCCGACCTTGAAGTACACGTCGTTGGGCATGCCCAGGCTGGTCACGGCCAGCACCGACCTCAGGGCGCCCACCGGTACGATCAGCATCACCACAAAGGGGATGGCCCAGCTTTCATACAGCGCCACCAGCAGCAGGAACACCACCACGAATGCCAGCGCGAACAGTTGCAAGGCCTGGCCGCTGGCGATCTTTTCCTGGTACGACAAACCGGTCCATTCATAGCCAATACCTGCCGGCAGCGTGGACACCAGGCGTTCGATCTCGGCCATCGCTTCCCCGGTGCTAACCCCGGGCGGCGCATCGCCGGCGATACGGATCGACGGGTAGCCGTTATAGCGGGCGATTTGCACCGGGCCTTGCTCCCACTGGGTGCTGACAAAGGCACTCATGGGCACCAGGGCGCCGAGGTTATTGGGGATGAACAGTTTGAGCACGCTGTCCGGCGTCATCCGGTCCCGCTGGTCGGCCTGCACCACCACCCGTTGCTGGCGCCCGGCGTTGGCAAAGTCGTTGACCACCGCCGAGCCGAACGCGGTCGACAAGGTGTTGTTGATTGCATCAAACCCGACGCCCAGGGCCTCGGCTTTTTCCCGATCGATGGTCAGGCGCAATTGCGGGGCCTCAGCCAGGCCTTCCATCATCGCGTAGAGGATTTTCGGATTGCCGTTGGCCTGGCCCAGCAACTGGTCCCTTGCGGCGAGCAATGCTTCGCGGCCCAGCCCGGCGCGGTCCTGCAGGCGCAGGGAGAACCCACCGGAGTTGCCCATGCCGTCGATGGGGGGAGGGTTCACCGCCATGATCGCGCCGTCGCTGGGGTTGGCAAAGTGTTGATTGACCCCTGCGGTTTCCGCTTCGGCAGATTGCTCGTCGCCGCGCAACGACCAGTCCTTGAGGGTCGGAAAGGCCAGGCCGGCGTTTTCGCCCATCCCGGAAAAGCTGAAACCCAGGACCAGGAAGGTGCTGGCGACCGCGTCACGGGAGGCGAGAAACTGCTCCAGTTCCTGGCCGGTCGCCGATGTCCGCTCCCGCGAGGCGCCGGGTGGCAACTGCACGTCAACGATCATATAACCCTGGTCTTCCACCGGTACGAAGGATTCTGGCAAGCGCAGGTAGGTAAAGCCCAACAGGACCACCAGCCCCAGATACACCAGCATCACTCGGCCTGCGCGTTTTACCAGGTGGTGATTGAGGGCGCTGTAGCGATCGGTCAGGCGTCCGAACAGGCGGTTGAAGGCGCCAAAGAACCCACGTTTTTCATGATGCCCCTCGGCCACGGGCTTGAGCAGGGTTGCACACAGTGCCGGGGTGAAGGTCAGGGCCAGGAACCCCGAGAACAGAATCGACACCGCCAGGGTCAGGGAAAACTGCTGGTAGATGACTCCCACCGAACCGGCCATGAAAGCCAGGGGCAGGAATACCGCCGACAGCACCACGGTAATGCCGATGATCGCCCCCGATACCTGGCCCATGGCCTTGACGGTGGCGGCCACCGGCGACAGGCCCTCATCGGCCATGATCCGCTCGACGTTTTCCACCACCACAATGGCGTCGTCCACCAGGATACCGATGGCCAGCACCATGCCGAACATGGTCATCATGTTGACCGAGAAACCCAGCAGGTACATCACCATCAACGTGCCTAACAGACACACCGGCACCACAATGCTGGGGATCAAGGTGTAGCGTACGTTCTGTAGGAACAGGAACATCACCAGGAACACCAGGACCATGGCTTCGATCAGGGTATAGATCACCTTTTCGATGGCCACGTCGACAAAGCGCGAGGTGTCATAGGGCACCGAGAATTCAACGTTTGGCGCAAAATTCACCGACAGTTCCTGCAGGCGCCCCTTGACGGCACTGGCGGTCTTCAGCGCGTTCGCCCCCGGCGACAGTTGCACTGCCGCACCCACTGCCGGCTTGCCATTGAGGCGCGTGGTGAAATTGTAGTCCTGGCTGCCGACCTCGATTCGCGCCACGTCGGCGAGGGTGACCCTGGAACCATCCTGATTGGCGCGCAGCACAATGCGCCCGAACTCTTCGGGGTTGTCCAGGGTGCCCTTGACCGCCAGGGTCGCCGTCAACTCCTGGCCGACTGCGCCCGGGGAGCTGCCGAAGCTGCCTGCGGGAAGCTGGACGTTCTGGGCGCTGATCGCCCGGCTTACGTCATCGATGGACAACCCGTAGCCCACCAGGCTTTGCGGATCGAGCCAGATACGCATCGCGGCTTCCGAGGCAAAGAATTGCAGCTTGCCCACGCCTTCGACCCGACGGATTTCATTGTTGACGTTACGCGCGGCATAGTCGGCCAGTAGGGTCGTATCCTGCGTCGCCGTGCCTTCCTTGTAGCTCAGGGCGTAGATCAGCAGAAAACCGGCGCTGGTCTGCTCCACCTGGATGCCCTGGTTGAGCACCGCCTGGGGCATGCGCGCCTCGGTTTTTTTCAAGCGGTTCTGCACTTCGACCTGGGCCATGTCCGGCTGGGTGCCGGGCTTGAAGGTCACGACAATTTCCGCCATGCCGTTGGAGTTGCTGGTGGAGTCGAAGTAGAGCAGGCCCTTGGCACCATTGAGTTCTTCTTCGATGACGCTGGTGACCGAATCCACCAGCACCTTGGCCGACGCCCCAGGATAGGTGGCGGTGACGGTGATTTGCGGCGGGGCGACACTCGGGTACTGGGTCACCGGCAGGGCAGGGATGATCAGCAGCCCGGCCATGGAGATAAACAACGCAATGACCCAGGCAAACTTGGGGCGCTTGATAAAAAACACAGACATGGTGTGACCTCGAACGCGGTGGTGCCGGGCTTACTGGCGTGCTGCTTGTTGTTGGGCAGCGGGGGCGAGGGGCGCTTTCACCAGCACTTTGTCACCCGGTACGAGGCCGTTCTGGCCGCCGATGATGACTCGGTCACCGGCCTCCAGGCCTTGGGTGATCTGCCAGCGCTGGCCCTGCATGGCGCCGGTTTGTACGGCGCGTGGGCTGACGCTGTCGTCGGCATTCACCACCAGTACCTGGGCCTGGCCGTCGCTGCCGCGCTGCACGGCACGCTGGGGCACCAACAAGGCTTGTTGATCGGTGCCCTGGGGCACTTTCACGCGCACATACATGCCTGGCAACAACACCCCTTCAGGATTGCTGAAGCGTCCGCGCAACGAGACCTGGCCGGTGCCACGGTCCACCGCGACGTCGGAGAACAACAGCGTGCCCTGGCTGTGGAAGTCGGTGCCTTCGACCTGCAACGACAGCTGTGATGAGTCGCCGGCCGACAAGCTGCCGTGCTTGAGGGCCTGGCGCAGTTTCAGCGCTTGCGCCACCGGCTGGGTGAAGTCGGCATAGATCGGGTCCAGTTGCTGGATGCTTGCCATCAATGTCGCTTCGCCCTGGCCAACCAGGGCGCCTTCGGTCACGAGGGCGCGGCCGATGCGCCCGGAGATCGGCGCGCGGACCGTGGCGTAGCCCAGGTTCAGGCCCGCGGTTTGCAGATCGGCGCGCGCCGATTGCTGGGCGGCCTGGCTGCTTTTCAGGGCGGCGCGGGCGGTGTCGAGGTCCTGGCGACTGATCGCTTCGACGTCGGCCAGTTGTTCATAGCGCTTGACCTTGGCCTGGTTCTCGAACAGCTGCGCTTCGATACGTGCCAGTTCGCCCTGTGCCCGTGATGCGGCGGCCTTGAGGGGGGCAGGGTCGATCTGGAACAACAGGTCGCCGGCCTTGATCTCGGCGCCTTCCTCGAAGTTGCGTCGTAACACGATCCCGGCTACCCGGGCCCGTACCTGGGCCACCCGGACTGGCTCGATACGCCCCGGCAATTCTGCGGACAGGGAGAAGGCTTCGGGAGCGACAGTCACGGTCTCCACTTCCCGGGGTTGCTGGGCAGCCTCGGGCTGATCGGGAGCACCACAGCCGGCGAGGCCGACAAGGGCCAGCGCAGCAAAGCTGAAAATACGCAGGTCGCGCAAAGCGTTCATGTGTCACCTGGAGGCTAGGTCTGGAAAGGTGCGCATGATATATACATGGATCTATTGAGATAATAATGTCTCAAAAGATTCTTTTGTGTTTAAAAGTGTCATTTCCCTTGAGGTCGGGGGGAATTTCGGCACAATGCCTTCCACTTCACGTCCGACCAATGAGCCTGTTGCCATGTCTTCGCCCGCCCCCAATGAAAAACTTCTCAAGGCCCTGGCGGTTGCCATCGTTGACCATCCCCGGGCCACGCTCCAGGAGCTGGCGCGTGCGGCAGGCATCAGCAAGGCCACGTTGCACCGCTTCTGCGGCGCGCGGGAACACCTGATCGAGATGCTGTTGGCGTACTCGCGTGAGCTCATGCAGCAGGTGGTCGACGACGCAGATCTTGAGCGCGACGCGCCGGCCGAGGTCCTGCGTGGCCTGATCGACAAGCACTTGGCCCATCGTGAGTGGGTGTTGTTCATGGTGTTCCAGTACCGCCCGGACACCTTGAACAATCACGGTTGGCAACCGTACCTGAACGTCCTGGACCGCTTCTTCCTGCGGGGGCAGCAGGCTGGTGTGTTTCGCATCGATATCACAGCGGCGGTCATGACCGAGCTGTTCACATCGCTACTGTGTGGCCTGGTCGAGGCAGAGCGCCTGGGCCGGGCCGCACCGGCGGGGACGGCCTGGGTGATGGAGCAGATGTTCTTGCACGGTGTGAGCGCTGCGCCGCCGCACTCAGCGTTGTCGCAGGGTCTGCGAGGGTAACTCGCCAAACAGCGCCTTGTACTGACCGGCAAAGTGGCTCAGGTGGTAAAAGCCCCATTGGGCCGCCGCGTCGCCAATGCTCAATTCGGCCGGCGACGACATGACCAGGCGGCGCCGCACCGCATTCAGGCGCACGCTGCGCAAGTAGTCCGCGGGGCTGGTGCTGGTGATGGTCTGGAAGCTGTATTGCAGGGCACGCCGGCTGACGTGCAGGCGTTCGCACAGATCGACAATGGTGATGGGCTCGTCGTGGCTTTCGAGGGCGATCTGCTGGCTCATCTTTACCAGGTACTGGCGCGTGGGGGTGCTGGGCCGCAGACGTTTTTCAGGGTTCTCGACGCTCCCCAGCAGATCGAGGAAACCACTGAGCAAGCCATGTTCCATGAGTTTGGCCGTGGCTTCATTGAAGTGTTGCGGCGGGCAATCCAGTGCCTGGCCAAGTTGCAGGCGTACACGCTGGTACACCTCACGGGTGCGCTGCCATGGCGACTGCAGCGACGGTGCGGCGGTCAACTGCCGGTAGCTGCGGGGGCTCAGGTTCAGCGCGGCCAGCGCCAGGACCTGCTGGCGGGCAAAGGTCGCGGCAAAGACCTGGGTGTTTTCCGGGGCATGGAACATGAACTCTTCGTGGTTGTTCAGGATTGCCAGGCAGTCCTGCGTGCCGTGGCTGTCGGTGCACAGCGGAATCGAAAAGCACATGCGCTCGGCGGGTGACTGGCCGTATTGCACGATGCGCCGGTTCAATTGCTCGTGGAATATCTGGAAGTGCCCGCGGCACAGTTGCCGCAAGCGGCTGGCAAACCGACCGGGGGACAGTTGGTCGTAGGTCTGCTCCCAGTCATGCACCGAGCGCGCATGCTGGCTGGCGTCGGTAAAACAAAGGCTTTCGATCTGCGTCATGGTCATCACCGGTGCGCGGGTGTCCGCCCGTTATTGAAATGTCCATCGGCGGTGCGGCATCAATACATCACGGTTGCCCCAGGTCCTGCAACCGCTGCAAAAGTGTGCCGATTTGGGATAACGGCCCAGGCACCTCGCTCCCTACAGTCCAGGCTGGCCCGAAACCTCTCGGCCCACCTTTTTGGAAGGGAGTGCAATCATGTACGCGCATTATCAGAACGCCGAAAAAAAATTCTGGCACCCGATGCGAGCGGCCGCGGCCGTTGCGGGGGAGCAGACCCTGATCATTGCCAGGGGCAATGGCAACTACGTCACCGATATCCATGGCTGGCGCATGCTCGACGGCATCGCCGGGTTGTGGAACGTCAACGTCGGGCATAACCGTGAAAGCGTCAAGCAGGCGATCCACCGCCAGATGGATGAGCTGGCGTACTACCAGACCTTCGACGGCATTGCCCATCCCAGGGTGTATGACCTGGCTGAACGCTTGACCGGCATGTTTGCCCAGGAAGACATGCAGCGGGTGCTGTTCTCCAGTGGTGGCTCCGATGCTATTGAAACGGCATTGAAAATGAGCCGCCAGTATTGGATTGCCGTCGGGGAGCCCGAGCGCACACGGTTTCTGTCGTTGCGCAACGGCTATCACGGCGTGCACATGGGGGGCACCTCGGTCGGTGGGATCAGTGCCTATCAATTCAACCATGGGCCGCTGCTGGCGGGCTGCACGTTGCTGGATGCTCCGTGGTCCTATCGCAACCCGTGGGACTGCGAAGACCCGCAGGCCCTGACCGGCCACTGCATTCGCCAATTGGAAGAGCAGATCCGCGCGCTAGGGCCACAGACGATTGCCGCGTTCATCGCCGAGCCAGTACAGGGCGCGGGCGGGGTGATTGTCCCGCCTGCAGGCTACTGGCCGCAGCTGCGTGCGGTGTGCGATCGCTACGGCATTTTGTTGATCGCCGATGAAGTGGTCACCGGTTTTGGCCGCACCGGCTCGATGCTGGGGTCGCGGGGTTGGGGCGTGGCGCCTGACATTCTGTGCCTGGCCAAGGGCATTTCCGCCGGCTACATCCCCTTGGGCGCCACGGTGTTCAATGGGCGCATTGCCCGGGCCATCGAAACCGCTGAAAACTTCGGCCAGGTGATCATGCACGGCTACACCTACAGCGGCCATCCGACGGCTTGCGCGGCCTCCCTGGCGGTGTTGGATATCGTCGAGCAGGAGAACCTGCCGGGCAATGCGGCAAAGGTCGGCGCCTATCTGCTGGAGCGGCTCAAGCCCCTGAGCGAACGCTTCGAAGTGGTCGGCGAGGTGCGGGGCAAAGGCCTGATGCTGGCCCTGGACCTGGTGAGCGACAAGCGTCTGCGCACCCCCGTCGACCCGGCCGAGGGCTACGCCTCGCGCCTGGCGGAACGGGTACGCCTGGAAGGGGTGCTGGTACGTCCGGTGGGCACCAAAATCATCCTGTCGCCGCCCCTGACCCTGACGCTCGAAGAAGCCGACCTGATCTGCCATGCCCTGGAAACCGGCCTGGCGAATACCTGATCTCCCCTTGAACGGCGCCCATTGGGCGCCGCACTGACGATTGCCTTCAGGAGTCCTGTTGATGAGTGACATTGCCTTGCTGCCTGCGGTTACCGAATTTCTTGCCCGCGCACCGGCCAACTTTATAGAAGGGGCTTACCAGCCCAGTACGTCCACACAACGAATCGCCGTGCGAAACCCTGCGACCGGGCAGGTGATCAGCCATATCCTCGATGCCAGCGACGAGGACATCGAGCACGCTGTCGCCAGTGCGCGCAAGGCGTTCAAGGGCGCGTGGGCGGACACCTCGCCCTATGCACGGGGTGTGGTCCTTAACCGATTTGCCGATCTGCTTGAGGCGCATGCCGAAGAGTTGGCGCAGTTGGAAACCCTGTGCTCGGGCAAGTCGATCAACCTGTCACGCGGCCTGGAGATGGCCCAGAGCGTGGTGTTCCTGCGCTACTTCGCGGGCTGGGCGAGCAAGATCAACGGCCAGACCATGAGCCCCTCGATTCCGTCCATGGACGGCGAGCAGTACCTGGCCTACACCCTGCGTGAACCCGTGGGCGTGGTCGCCGGGATTGTGCCGTGGAACTTCTCGGTGATGATCGGCATCTGGAAAATTGCCAGCGCACTGGTCACCGGTTGCACCATTGTGGTCAAGCCCAGTGAGTTCACGCCCCTGGCGTTGTTGCGGGTGGCTGAGCTGGCGTTCGAGGCGGGCGTGCCGGCCGGCGCATTTAACGTGGTCAACGGGACAGGGCAGGTGGGGCAGCAATTGATCGCCCATGCCGCAATCAGCAAAGTCGCGTTCACCGGGTCTGTGCCGACCGGGATCGCCGTGGGCAAGGCGGCGATGGCCGCCGACCTGACGCGCGCGACCCTGGAGCTGGGCGGCAAGAACCCGGCGGCGTTGTTGGCCGATGTCGATATGGACCAGGCCGTGGCCGGGATGGTGCAGATGGCTTATGTGCATCAGGGGCAGGTGTGCGCCGCACCGGAACGCCTCTATGTACACCGCTCACGGGTCAGCGAGTTCCTGGAAAAGCTCGGGCAGGCCCTGGGGACCTTGAAGATTGGCTCACCCCTCGATGAAAGCACCCAGTTTGGCCCGCTGGCCAACCAGGCGCACCTGGAAAAGATCCTCGACTTCTTCGCCAGGGCCAATCAGAACAACACGGTAATCTGCGGTGCCAAGGCCATTGACCGACCGGGCTACTTTGTCGAGCCGACGCTGATCCTGGCCAATGGCCCGGATGACCCTTTGCTACAGGAAGAGGCGTTCGGTCCGGTGCTCTGTGTATTGCCCTACGACACAGAGGAGGAGCTGATGACCCTGATGAACGACTCGCCCTACGGCCTCACGGCCAGTGTCTGGACCAACAACTTGTCCAAGGCATTGCGCCTGATCCCGCAAATAGAGGCCGGTACGGTATGGGGCAACATGCACACCTTTCTGGACCCGGCACTGCCGTTTGGCGGGGTCAAGGCGTCGGGCATGGGCAGGGAATTTGGCGATGCGTTTATAGAGGCCTATACCGAGCTCAAGTCGGTGATGATCCGCTATTAGTTGTAGGAGCGAGCTTGCTCGCGAAAAACGTTAACGATAACGCAGTGCCAACAGGTAGCCCGTGGCGCTTGTGGGATTTTTACGAGCAAGCTCGCTCCTACAGGGGGGAGGGTCAGTCTTCGGGCAGGTTGTCGAACAGGGTTTCCAGCAAGCTGTTGAGTTTGTTGAGTTGCGCGTCCGTCAGGCCCTTGAAGCTGGTCTTGAAGATATCCGCCGTGACCTTGTGGCTCTGCTCGATGGTCTGGTACCCGGCCTCTGTCAAGGAGACCTGGGTGACGCGCCCATCGTTGGCGCAGACATTGGTCTGCACCAGGCCATCGGCTTTCATGCGGTAGACGATTTTGGTCACCGTGGGCAGCTTGGCGATGGCGTGGGTGGAGATTTCCGAGATGCTCGACGAGCCGTTGTCCTTGAGGATCAGGAGGATGCGCCAGCGCGGAATGTCCATGTCGACTTTTTTCAGGGCCTTTTCCATCGCCATGGAATAGCGCCCGTTGACCCGGGCGAGCCAGTAGAAGG
This genomic stretch from Pseudomonas synxantha BG33R harbors:
- a CDS encoding DUF932 domain-containing protein; translated protein: MALRNIATRFDPHTIKQQLGITVSRWDDFMYLMRTLAERKVQSKEALGFLWTYCVTPARMPLSPIVLPNKRAIEKVQSLYEGKGRGADLLSARGTAWGLLNAVTEYVDHERRARSSEYRLDSAWFGQGAALKQKALNAALQLVA
- a CDS encoding Com family DNA-binding transcriptional regulator: MFKECRCGKCNKLLARVGEFSRIQIKCPRCGTLNHMKTESLAEVPTSPNESLGE
- a CDS encoding VOC family protein, which produces MTDTTKSAQVIVGDGPQYALPHVFMFPDQLETFIDKFIAVLGGTFDPISDINLAAVPATMQFTDLYTSVGAISAQAYKDNAPPFPMGKEAVGFAVVDMNKAIQVASSGGAKVLRRWEVLGNQEAMIETPGGVRIQFYAFSGAAPAREIQESVSNTRYYLSETDAEAFVTNFLAATKGTLISDGYYSSEELGVEGGVFRRVQIESTLGNVNIIAVTSDIRDGLKYPYTDIKTDFTVDDLAAVVEKARQNDVDVLVRPEYTDPSNRRAVLRFPGEYVIELRQNA
- a CDS encoding multidrug efflux RND transporter permease subunit, which produces MSVFFIKRPKFAWVIALFISMAGLLIIPALPVTQYPSVAPPQITVTATYPGASAKVLVDSVTSVIEEELNGAKGLLYFDSTSNSNGMAEIVVTFKPGTQPDMAQVEVQNRLKKTEARMPQAVLNQGIQVEQTSAGFLLIYALSYKEGTATQDTTLLADYAARNVNNEIRRVEGVGKLQFFASEAAMRIWLDPQSLVGYGLSIDDVSRAISAQNVQLPAGSFGSSPGAVGQELTATLAVKGTLDNPEEFGRIVLRANQDGSRVTLADVARIEVGSQDYNFTTRLNGKPAVGAAVQLSPGANALKTASAVKGRLQELSVNFAPNVEFSVPYDTSRFVDVAIEKVIYTLIEAMVLVFLVMFLFLQNVRYTLIPSIVVPVCLLGTLMVMYLLGFSVNMMTMFGMVLAIGILVDDAIVVVENVERIMADEGLSPVAATVKAMGQVSGAIIGITVVLSAVFLPLAFMAGSVGVIYQQFSLTLAVSILFSGFLALTFTPALCATLLKPVAEGHHEKRGFFGAFNRLFGRLTDRYSALNHHLVKRAGRVMLVYLGLVVLLGFTYLRLPESFVPVEDQGYMIVDVQLPPGASRERTSATGQELEQFLASRDAVASTFLVLGFSFSGMGENAGLAFPTLKDWSLRGDEQSAEAETAGVNQHFANPSDGAIMAVNPPPIDGMGNSGGFSLRLQDRAGLGREALLAARDQLLGQANGNPKILYAMMEGLAEAPQLRLTIDREKAEALGVGFDAINNTLSTAFGSAVVNDFANAGRQQRVVVQADQRDRMTPDSVLKLFIPNNLGALVPMSAFVSTQWEQGPVQIARYNGYPSIRIAGDAPPGVSTGEAMAEIERLVSTLPAGIGYEWTGLSYQEKIASGQALQLFALAFVVVFLLLVALYESWAIPFVVMLIVPVGALRSVLAVTSLGMPNDVYFKVGLITIIGLAAKNAILIVEFAKDLWAQGYSLRDAAIEAARLRLRPIVMTSMAFIPGVVPLAIATGAGAASQRAIGTGVVGGMFSATILGVVFVPVFFVWVLSLLKSQRTVILADDEMKAVKE
- a CDS encoding efflux RND transporter periplasmic adaptor subunit, translating into MNALRDLRIFSFAALALVGLAGCGAPDQPEAAQQPREVETVTVAPEAFSLSAELPGRIEPVRVAQVRARVAGIVLRRNFEEGAEIKAGDLLFQIDPAPLKAAASRAQGELARIEAQLFENQAKVKRYEQLADVEAISRQDLDTARAALKSSQAAQQSARADLQTAGLNLGYATVRAPISGRIGRALVTEGALVGQGEATLMASIQQLDPIYADFTQPVAQALKLRQALKHGSLSAGDSSQLSLQVEGTDFHSQGTLLFSDVAVDRGTGQVSLRGRFSNPEGVLLPGMYVRVKVPQGTDQQALLVPQRAVQRGSDGQAQVLVVNADDSVSPRAVQTGAMQGQRWQITQGLEAGDRVIIGGQNGLVPGDKVLVKAPLAPAAQQQAARQ
- a CDS encoding TetR/AcrR family transcriptional regulator, giving the protein MSSPAPNEKLLKALAVAIVDHPRATLQELARAAGISKATLHRFCGAREHLIEMLLAYSRELMQQVVDDADLERDAPAEVLRGLIDKHLAHREWVLFMVFQYRPDTLNNHGWQPYLNVLDRFFLRGQQAGVFRIDITAAVMTELFTSLLCGLVEAERLGRAAPAGTAWVMEQMFLHGVSAAPPHSALSQGLRG